One Pseudomonas tolaasii NCPPB 2192 genomic window carries:
- a CDS encoding DUF1302 domain-containing protein, whose protein sequence is MRAIFTPQALAAAVALGCCAQAQAVSFNIGEIEGQFDSSLSVGASWGMRDADKKLVGTPNGGTGQASTGDDGRLNFKKGETFSKIFKGIHDLELKYGDSGVFVRGKYWYDFELQDEDREFKQISNHHRDEGARSSGYELLDAFVYHNYSIGDLPGNVRVGKQVVSWGESTFIGNSINSINPIDVSAFRRPGAEIKEGLIPVNMLFASQSLTNQLSVEGFYQLNWENTVVDNCGTFFGNDVVAHGCNNNYTVGSPAIAPLQPVAARFGQGFQVTREGVVVQRANDREARDGGQFGAALRWLGDDTEYGLYFMNYHSRTPTVGTITANTNLATIGRIAATANAIAPGSGAGLAQSTMLGRGQYYLDYPEDIRLYGASFSTTLPTGTAWTGEISYRPNAPVQLNTTDLTLALVNPIAGNTASPIRSSFGSDNAGYRRKEITQIQSTMTQFFDQVLGAERLTLVGEAAFVHVGGLEAKTKLRYGRDSVYGAYGFQGDTDGFVTANSWGYRARAILDYNNVFAGVNLKPNLSWSHDVSGYGPNGIFNEGAKAISVGVDADYRNTYTASLSYTDFFGGDYNTLTDRDFIALSFGVNF, encoded by the coding sequence ATGCGCGCCATCTTCACGCCACAGGCGCTCGCGGCGGCGGTTGCACTGGGCTGCTGCGCCCAGGCGCAGGCTGTTTCGTTCAACATTGGCGAGATCGAAGGGCAATTCGATTCATCGCTGTCGGTCGGCGCCAGCTGGGGCATGCGCGATGCCGACAAAAAGCTGGTGGGCACTCCCAACGGCGGCACGGGGCAGGCCTCCACCGGTGATGACGGACGGCTCAACTTCAAGAAGGGCGAAACTTTCTCCAAGATCTTCAAGGGCATTCACGACCTGGAACTCAAGTACGGCGACAGCGGTGTCTTCGTGCGCGGCAAGTATTGGTACGACTTCGAGCTGCAGGACGAAGACCGCGAGTTCAAACAGATCAGCAACCACCACCGCGACGAAGGCGCGCGTTCATCCGGCTATGAGCTGCTCGATGCCTTCGTCTATCACAACTATTCCATCGGCGACCTGCCGGGCAACGTTCGCGTGGGCAAGCAGGTGGTGAGCTGGGGCGAGAGCACGTTTATCGGTAACTCGATCAACAGCATCAACCCGATTGACGTCTCGGCGTTCCGCCGTCCGGGTGCCGAAATCAAGGAGGGCCTGATTCCGGTCAACATGCTGTTCGCCTCCCAGAGCCTGACCAATCAGCTGTCGGTGGAAGGTTTCTACCAATTGAACTGGGAAAACACCGTGGTGGATAACTGCGGCACCTTCTTCGGCAATGACGTGGTGGCCCACGGCTGCAACAACAACTACACCGTCGGCAGCCCGGCGATTGCGCCGTTGCAACCGGTGGCGGCGCGGTTTGGCCAGGGCTTTCAGGTCACCCGCGAAGGCGTGGTGGTGCAGCGTGCCAATGATCGCGAGGCCCGCGACGGCGGCCAGTTCGGCGCGGCCTTGCGCTGGCTCGGCGATGACACCGAGTACGGCCTGTACTTCATGAACTACCACAGCCGCACGCCCACCGTGGGCACCATCACCGCCAACACCAACCTGGCGACCATCGGGCGTATCGCCGCCACCGCCAACGCCATCGCGCCCGGTTCCGGCGCGGGCCTGGCCCAAAGCACCATGCTTGGCCGTGGCCAGTACTACCTCGATTATCCGGAAGATATCCGCCTGTACGGCGCCAGCTTCTCCACCACCTTGCCCACCGGCACGGCGTGGACCGGCGAGATCAGTTACCGGCCCAACGCGCCGGTGCAACTCAACACCACCGACCTGACCCTGGCGCTGGTCAACCCGATTGCCGGCAACACCGCCTCGCCGATCCGCAGCTCGTTCGGCTCGGACAACGCGGGCTACCGCCGCAAGGAAATCACCCAGATCCAGAGCACCATGACCCAGTTCTTCGACCAGGTGCTGGGCGCCGAACGCCTGACCCTGGTCGGCGAAGCCGCCTTTGTGCACGTCGGTGGCCTGGAAGCCAAAACCAAACTGCGTTACGGCCGCGACTCGGTATACGGCGCCTACGGGTTCCAGGGCGATACCGACGGTTTCGTCACCGCCAACTCCTGGGGTTATCGCGCGCGGGCAATCCTGGACTACAACAACGTGTTCGCCGGGGTGAACCTCAAGCCCAACCTGTCCTGGTCCCATGACGTGAGCGGCTACGGCCCCAACGGCATCTTCAACGAAGGCGCCAAGGCCATCAGCGTCGGCGTGGATGCGGACTACCGCAACACCTACACCGCAAGCCTGAGTTACACCGACTTTTTCGGCGGTGACTACAACACCCTGACCGACCGCGACTTTATCGCCCTCAGCTTCGGCGTGAACTTCTGA
- a CDS encoding SDR family oxidoreductase, producing MSESVQFQDKVVIVTGAGGGLGRAHALLFARHGAKVLVNDLGGSTQGEGANASAADRVVAEIREAGGIAEANHDSVTSGDKIVQNALDAFGRVDVVVNNAGILRDKTFHKMDDSDWDLVYQVHVEGAYKVTRAAWPHLREQGYGRVIFTASTSGIYGNFGQSNYGMAKLGLYGLTRTLALEGRKNNILVNAIAPTGGTRMTEGLIPPQVFERLKPELVSPLVVYLGSEACQETSGLFEVGGGWIGKTRWERSLGVGFDPEAGFSPDDVAAHWAQICDFEGAAHPRDNIEALKEMMANLQKFSL from the coding sequence ATGAGTGAGTCAGTGCAGTTCCAGGATAAGGTCGTGATCGTCACCGGTGCCGGCGGTGGATTGGGCCGGGCGCATGCGCTGCTGTTCGCCAGACACGGCGCCAAAGTGCTGGTCAACGACCTGGGCGGCTCGACCCAGGGCGAGGGCGCCAATGCCTCCGCTGCCGACCGCGTGGTGGCCGAGATCCGCGAGGCGGGCGGCATTGCCGAAGCCAACCACGACTCCGTGACCAGCGGCGACAAAATTGTGCAAAACGCCCTCGACGCGTTCGGACGAGTCGATGTGGTGGTCAACAATGCCGGCATTCTGCGCGACAAGACGTTCCACAAAATGGACGACAGCGACTGGGACCTGGTTTACCAGGTGCATGTCGAAGGTGCCTACAAAGTCACCCGCGCTGCGTGGCCGCATTTGCGCGAGCAGGGTTATGGCCGGGTGATCTTCACCGCGTCCACTTCGGGCATCTACGGCAATTTCGGCCAGTCCAACTACGGCATGGCCAAGCTCGGGCTGTATGGTTTGACCCGCACCCTGGCGCTGGAAGGACGCAAGAACAACATTCTGGTGAATGCCATCGCCCCCACCGGCGGCACGCGCATGACCGAGGGCTTGATCCCGCCGCAGGTGTTTGAGCGCCTCAAGCCGGAGCTGGTCAGCCCGCTGGTGGTGTACCTGGGCAGCGAAGCCTGCCAGGAAACCTCGGGGTTGTTTGAAGTGGGCGGCGGTTGGATCGGCAAGACCCGTTGGGAGCGCAGCCTCGGTGTGGGTTTCGACCCCGAAGCCGGTTTTTCACCGGACGACGTGGCCGCGCACTGGGCGCAGATCTGCGACTTTGAAGGCGCCGCGCACCCCAGGGACAATATCGAGGCCTTGAAGGAGATGATGGCCAACTTGCAGAAGTTCAGCCTCTGA